GTGTTGACTAGCTAGCATCACCGGTCATTGGTGAATTCTTtgccatttttctttttcttacATGTCATTACAAATTGTATTACCAGAATTTAATCATTCGTAAACTTGGATAATTTCATGAagtgataaatttttttcatcctttCGTCTATAATTCATAAATGATTGTTCACtattttaaataataaatcgattATGAGTTTTTCTGGTGATAATTTCTATTGTGACAATGCCCGTTATGAACGTTCGAAAATCGGTAAACTTCGTAATGAACGGGAAGAGGTACAGGCCAAAACGTATAAGAATtggatcaattcaattcttatACAAGGTCGAACTGGTATAGATAATATCTATACGGATTTGGCAAACGGcgaaaaattaatcattctATTGAGACTGTTGACCGGTGAGAATGTTGGTACAATAAACAAAAGTTCATCATTGCTTCATAAAATTGCCAATGTCAGCCAAGGCCTCAGATTTATCAAAAGCAAGGTTTGTACAATGAGAATTTGgtataaaataattttaaattgaatacaatatcaatctaattaattttatcattcaaacagAATGTATATCTCGAAAGTATTGGACCCGATGACATTGTTAATGGAAATAAAACGCTCACTTTGGGCTTAATCTGGACATTGATTCTTCGTTTTCAGCTTAGCAAACATCTTGATTTTGAACAATATGAtctaaaatcaattaaagaATCTCTGCTACTTTGGTGTCGTAATCGTGTTAAACATTTAGAATTTGTagaaattgttgattttcagCAAAGCTGGCAAAATGGCTGGGCATTCATTGCATTAGTTCATAGTTTTCGACCAGAATCATTGGATATCGATGGATTGCGACGTAGAGAAAACCGAGAATTGTTAGCCATCGCTTTCGATACTGCTTATCAACAATTGTTGATACCAAAAATCTTAGATATCGACGATGTTATCAATGAGCCTGACGAAAACTCAATATTGACTTATGTATCTTTTTTCTACAATCTACATAGTAGAACTAAAAACTCAGAGACTAACGTTAAACGGATACAATACTTATTGACGCACATTAGTGATGTTGACAATATGCAAGATTCATACATCAATCTTTGTCGTGCCCTATTGGAATGGATTACATCGAAATCAACTTTGTTTGAAACGGATGTTCCAGTGAATCAAGCACAAGATGCAATGTTGGAGTTTAATAactattttttcaatgaacgttgtgaaaaattaaaatgccGAAATGATTGTGAGACGCtatattttgaaataataagCATGCAAAAAGAGACCGGTATCAAAACTTTCAAACCTTCGAATGGCTTAAAAGTGAAAGATTTGGAAAAATCTTGGCTAAATTTAGAAGTGATCGAA
This is a stretch of genomic DNA from Dermatophagoides farinae isolate YC_2012a chromosome 2, ASM2471394v1, whole genome shotgun sequence. It encodes these proteins:
- the LOC124499344 gene encoding spectrin beta chain, erythrocytic-like, whose protein sequence is MSFSGDNFYCDNARYERSKIGKLRNEREEVQAKTYKNWINSILIQGRTGIDNIYTDLANGEKLIILLRLLTGENVGTINKSSSLLHKIANVSQGLRFIKSKLILSFKQNVYLESIGPDDIVNGNKTLTLGLIWTLILRFQLSKHLDFEQYDLKSIKESLLLWCRNRVKHLEFVEIVDFQQSWQNGWAFIALVHSFRPESLDIDGLRRRENRELLAIAFDTAYQQLLIPKILDIDDVINEPDENSILTYVSFFYNLHSRTKNSETNVKRIQYLLTHISDVDNMQDSYINLCRALLEWITSKSTLFETDVPVNQAQDAMLEFNNYFFNERCEKLKCRNDCETLYFEIISMQKETGIKTFKPSNGLKVKDLEKSWLNLEVIETKRLSKLKNLINQQRKICQQAELFDTKSQKFENYIVSKLELLNNDIHDREARFSTRS